The segment TCGGGCGGCGAGCTGGCGCGCATCAGCCTGGCGATCTCGGTGATCACCAGCGAAGCCTCGCCCACGCCCACGCTGATCTTCGACGAGGTCGATACCGGCATCGGCGGCGCGGTGGCCGAGGTGGTCGGCCGGCGCCTGCAGGAGCTGGGCCGCGCGCGCCAGGTGCTGTGCGTGACGCACCTGCCGCAAGTGGCGGCGCAGGCCGGCACGCACCTGCTGGTGAGCAAGGAAACCACCGATGCGGGCGACGGTTCGGTCACGCGCTCGCGCATCAGGGTGCTGGACCCCGCCGGGCGCGTGGTCGAGACCGCGCGCATGCTGGGCGGCGCCACTGTCACCGCCACCACGCTGCAACATGCGGAAGAAATGCTGGCGCAAGGCATGGCCGGCGGCCAGGGCAGCCAGCCCGCGCGCGGTGCGGGCGGCAAGGATGGCCGGCGCAGCCGCCGCGCCGCCGGCTGACGGCCCCGCCCGCCCCGCACGTGCGCCAATCCATACACTGACAGGAGCTTCACCATGACCCGCCAAGCGCAAGCCGGCCTCCGGCAACGACCGCGCGCATCGCTGCGCGCCGTGCTGGCCATCGCCACCGCCGCATCGGCCGCACTGCTGGCGCTGTCCGCCTGCCAGGCCCAGCCCAAGTCCTCGGCCCCGCCGCCGGGCAGCATCAGCGATGACCGTTCCCTTGGCGACATCATGGTGCGCTTCAAGCCGCCCGCGGTGAACCTGTCGGAGGACGCCGGCAAGCTGCTGGCCGGGATCAAGGGCCCGATCCGCTATGTGGTCAAGCGCCCGATGTCCGGCGGCGTCTGGCTGGTCACCGCGATCTCGCCGTCGGCGGATGCCACCATCGACCAGGCGGTCGAAACCCTGCGCGCCACGCCCCGCATCGAGACCGCCGAGCCCGACCGCGTGCTCAAGCCTAACCGCAACATTCCCACCAGCCGTGACATGCCGCAGAGCTGAGCCCGACTGCAGGACGGTTCTTAAGCCTTCGGTCGCCCTTGCGCAACGACGCTGAATCGTATTCGCTACATAACAAGCCCCCGCGCGCTACGCCCCAGGAGGTATGCATGCCGCAACCCGCGCAGTCCGACTTCCGTAGCAGCCCCGTGGCCCGCCGCTGGCGGGCCATCGTCATCGCCGCCGCCGCTGTGTGCGGCGCAATACCGGCCAGCGCGGCACTGGCTGCCGGCGTCCATGCCGCACCCGCCTACACCGGCCAGATCATCGTGCGCTGGCGTGACGGCGCCGATGGCACAAGCAAGACGCCCGCAGCCGCGGCGGATGCGCTCAAGCAGCTGAGCGCGCGCACCGGCATTGCCGTCACGGCGCGCCGCGCCATGGGCGGCAACCTGCAACTGCTGCAGGTCCCCGACGCACTGGCAGCCGACCCGGAAGGCGCGGCGGCCCGGCTGCGCCAGGACCCGCGCATCGCCGATGCCGTGCCCGACCGCTGGCTGAAGCTGCACGACACCCTGCCCAACGATTCCGAGTTCATCTCGCGCCAGCCTTACCTGATGGGCACCGGCACGGCGGTGGGCGGCGTCAACCTGCCGCGCGCGTGGGACCGCAGCCGCGGCAGCAGCGGCGTGGTGATCGCGGTGGTGGACACCGGCATCCTGCCGCACCCCGACCTGGCGGCGCGCGTGTTGCCTGGCTACGACTTCATCAGCAGCAGCACCATTTCCAATGACGGCGATGGCCGCGACGCCGATGCCACCGATGCCGGCGACAACGTGACAGCGGGTTTCTCGTGCCCGGGTGGATCGCCGGCCCCGACGACCGAGCCCAACAGTTGGCACGGCACCCGTGTCGCCAGCGTGCTGGGCGCGCTGACCAACAACGCGCAGGACATCGCGGGCGTCGACTGGAACGCGCGCATCCTGCCGGTGCGCGTCTCGGGCCGCTGCGGCGCGCTGCTGTCCGATACCGTCGATGCCATGCGCTGGGCCGGCGGCTTGTCGGTACCCAACGTGCCGGCCAATCCGACGCCGGCGCGCGTGGTCAATATCAGCCTCGGCGGCGGCACCTGCAGCAGCATTGAGCAACAGGCCGTCACCGACCTGAACGCGCGCGGCGTGGTGGTGGTGGCCGCCGCCGGCAACGAGCGCGGCGCGGTGGAGGCGCCGGGCGACTGCAGCGGCGTGATCGCGGTCACGGCGCATGCCAACGACGGCGAGAATGCCAGCTATGCCAATGTCGGCCCGCAGGTCGCGATCAGCGCGCCAGGCGGCGGGTGTGGCAACTCGCAGGTAGTCAATGGGCAGTGCACGACCGCGCCCTCGGTCATTCGCACCCTGAACAACGATGGCAAGACTGGCCTGGGCAACTATGTGGTGACGTCATCCGCGGGCACCAGCTTCGCCGCACCGATGGTCTCGGGCGTGGTGGCCATGATGTTCGCGGTCAATGGCTCGCTGACCCCGGCCCAGGTCACCGCGGCGCTGAAGTCTTCGGCACGCCCGCATCCGTCCGGCACCTATTGCACCACCAATCCGGGCGTCTGCGGCGCCGGCCTGCTCGATGCCGACGGCGCACTGGCGGCCGCGGCGGGCATGCCACCGGCGCAGGCTGCGCCGGCACCGGCCTCGGGCAACGGTGGTGGCGGTGGCGGCGGCGCCGTTGCGCCCTGGACCGCGGTGCTGCTGGCGCTGTCCGGCCTGCTGGCCTTCGCGCTGCGGCGCCGCATGTAAGCCCGGCGCCTGGTCGGTTCAGGCGTCGTCGCCGCGGGCCGGGCGCCGCGCCAGCCACCACTCCTGCAAGACCCAGCACAGCAGGCCGGCGACGGCGCCGGCCGCGTGCGCGACGCGCACCACGCCAAAACCCCAGGCCGGATCGAACACCACCGGCGCCAGCCACGACTGTTCCACCCAGACCTTGGCCAGCACGCCCAGGCACAGCAGCACGCCGGTGACGCGCGCCAGGCCCGATGCCCGCAACAGCCCGAGCGCGCCCCACAGGGCCAGCCCGTGCAAGGCGCCTGAGAGCCCGCCATACCATGCAATCGCCGGCACGCGCAGCAGCACCACCTGCACGCCGATGCCGCAGGCAACCAGCACCAGCAACAGGGTGCGCGCACGCGCCACGCGCGCGGCGATGGCAAGCACGCCGGTGGCGGCCAGCGCGTCGGCCAGCCAGTGGTGTCCGTCCAGGTGCACCCACATGGCGGTGGCCAGGCGCCACCACTGGCCGTCCAGCCGCACCGCATCGCGCAGGTAGAGGCCGTGCGCATGCCACCACGGCATGAAGGTGAACCAGGCCGACAGCGCCCACACCAGCGCGATCGCCGCCAGCAGCCCCGGCCACGATGCGCCGGCGGGTGCCGGCGGAACTGCCGCGTCAGGCCTCACCGAACACGGCCTGCCACAGCGCGCGCACCTGTCCGGTCTGCTGCGCCACCGACTCGGGCGCGACGCGCGCATGCGCCTGCCCCTCGAGCCGCAGCTGGTGCTGGCGCGCGCGGAACAGCCGGTAGGCATCGCCCACCGCCAGTGCCAGCGTGGCGTCGATCAGGCCCAGCTCGCCCGCTGCGCGCAGCAGCGCGATATTGCCCGCGTTGCGCGTCAGCTGCGGGTGCGCCCGGCTGTGCAGCAGCACCAGGTACTGCACCGTGAATTCGATATCGACCATGCCGCCGCGATCGTGCTTCAGGTCGAACAGGTCGGTCGGGTTGGGATGGCCTTCGGCGACCTTGCGGCGCATCTGCATGATCTCGTCGCGCAGCGCGGCGGCATCGCGGTCCTGGCACAGCACCTCGCCGCGCAGCGCCTCGAAGCGGTCGCCGATGGCGGCATCGCCGGCGCAGAAGCGCGCGCGCGTCAGCGCCTGGTGTTCCCACACCCAGGCGGTGTTGTCGCCTTCGCGCAGCTGGTAGCGGCGGAACGCCTCGAAGCTGGTCACCAGCAGGCCGGCCGCGCCGTTGGGGCGCAGCCGAGTGTCGACGTCGAACAGCGCACCGGCGGCGGTATGGCTGGTCAGCCAGGTGATCAGCCGGCGCGCATACGCGGAGTAGACGTCAGGCGCACGTTCATGGTCATCGTCGTACAGGAAGATGATGTCCAGGTCCGAGGCATAGCCCAGTTCCTTGCCGCCCAGCCGGCCGTAGGCGATCACCGCGAAGCGCGGCGTGTCGCGGTGGCGCGTGGCCAGCTGGCGCCAGACCGTTTCCAGCGTGGCCTCGAGCATGGCATCGGCCAGGTCGGACAGGCGGTCGGCCACCTGCTCCACCGTCAGCATGCCCTGCAGGTCCTGCAGCAGCACGCGGAAGGTCTCGACATGATGCTCGCGCCGCAGGATGTCCATCTGCTGCTCGATCTGGCCTTCGGCGGCCAGCAGCCGCTCATGCAGGCGCTTGCGGAAGGCGGCCCAGTCGGGCGCGCCGGCCAGCGCATCGCTGTCGAGCAGTTCGTCCAGCAGCTGCGGATGCCGCGTCAGGTAGGCCGCGGCCCAGCGCGAGGCATGCAGCGTCTGCGCGACGCGGTCCATCGCCTGCGGGTATTCGGACAGCAACGACAGGTAGGAGGCGCGGCGGCTGATCGCCTCGAGGAAGTCGATAAAGCGCGCGATGGTGCTGTCGGCATCTTCCTGGCGCGCGGCCAGGTCGAGCGCGCGGTTCACCAGCTGGTCGAAGCGCGCGCGGCTGGACTCGGACAGCGCGCGGTAGCGCAGCGACGAGGCGATCGCGCGCAGCCGGTCCAGCAGCCCGGTGCAGTCGGTAAAGCCGGCGGCCTGCAGGCGCTGGCAGGGCGCGGCGTTATCGCCGCAGGCCGCGTCGTCCTGCTTCTGTTCCGGGTTGTCCTGCGCTTGCGCGGCGTTGTCGTCGAACACAATGCCCGGCCACAGCGCTTCGCACGGGGCGGCATCGGGATCCGAGAAGGTGGCCTCGAACTGCTGCGCCACCGGCTCCTGCAGCGCCGCCAGGCGCGCCAGCAGTTGCTGCCAGTCGTCGCAACCCATCATCCGCGCCACCGCCAGCTGTTCGTCGGGCGAAGTCGGCAGGTGGTGGGTCTGGGCGTCGTCGCGGTACTGCAGCCGGTGTTCGAGCTGGCGCAGGAAGCGGTAGGCATCGCCGAGCTGCCCGGCCTGGCCGGCGGGAAGCAGCCCGCGCTCGACCGCCACCGCCAGCACTTCCAGCGTCGGGCGCACGCGCAGTGCCGGGTCCTGGCCGCCGCGGATCAGCTGGAACACCTGCGCCATGAACTCGATCTCGCGGATGCCGCCGCGGC is part of the Cupriavidus necator genome and harbors:
- the rrtA gene encoding rhombosortase yields the protein MRPDAAVPPAPAGASWPGLLAAIALVWALSAWFTFMPWWHAHGLYLRDAVRLDGQWWRLATAMWVHLDGHHWLADALAATGVLAIAARVARARTLLLVLVACGIGVQVVLLRVPAIAWYGGLSGALHGLALWGALGLLRASGLARVTGVLLCLGVLAKVWVEQSWLAPVVFDPAWGFGVVRVAHAAGAVAGLLCWVLQEWWLARRPARGDDA
- the mprA gene encoding MprA protease, GlyGly-CTERM protein-sorting domain-containing form, which produces MPQPAQSDFRSSPVARRWRAIVIAAAAVCGAIPASAALAAGVHAAPAYTGQIIVRWRDGADGTSKTPAAAADALKQLSARTGIAVTARRAMGGNLQLLQVPDALAADPEGAAARLRQDPRIADAVPDRWLKLHDTLPNDSEFISRQPYLMGTGTAVGGVNLPRAWDRSRGSSGVVIAVVDTGILPHPDLAARVLPGYDFISSSTISNDGDGRDADATDAGDNVTAGFSCPGGSPAPTTEPNSWHGTRVASVLGALTNNAQDIAGVDWNARILPVRVSGRCGALLSDTVDAMRWAGGLSVPNVPANPTPARVVNISLGGGTCSSIEQQAVTDLNARGVVVVAAAGNERGAVEAPGDCSGVIAVTAHANDGENASYANVGPQVAISAPGGGCGNSQVVNGQCTTAPSVIRTLNNDGKTGLGNYVVTSSAGTSFAAPMVSGVVAMMFAVNGSLTPAQVTAALKSSARPHPSGTYCTTNPGVCGAGLLDADGALAAAAGMPPAQAAPAPASGNGGGGGGGAVAPWTAVLLALSGLLAFALRRRM